A region from the Desulfitobacterium dehalogenans ATCC 51507 genome encodes:
- a CDS encoding response regulator transcription factor, whose product MASILIVEDEEAINELVKRNLQLVGHHCASVFDGITAVSEIQCQSYDLIILDIMLPGLDGFEVIKHAKNTPTIFLTAKDSLPDRLKGLSMGADDYLTKPFEMLELLARVEAVLRRTQKAASCFEAGRVRIDFDSRQVFHDGQLVECTPKEYELLEVLVNNRNIALSRERLLELVWGYDFEGDTRTVDVHIQKLRKKLGWEERIKTVYKLGYRLEVSR is encoded by the coding sequence ATGGCATCCATTTTAATCGTCGAGGATGAGGAGGCAATCAATGAGCTGGTTAAAAGAAATCTGCAGCTTGTAGGTCATCATTGTGCCTCTGTTTTCGATGGGATAACCGCTGTATCGGAAATACAGTGCCAATCCTACGATTTGATAATTTTAGATATTATGCTGCCGGGGCTGGACGGCTTTGAGGTAATAAAGCATGCGAAAAACACACCCACTATCTTTCTGACAGCCAAAGATAGCCTGCCGGACCGGCTCAAGGGCTTGTCAATGGGTGCGGATGATTATCTGACAAAACCCTTTGAAATGCTGGAACTGCTGGCTCGCGTTGAAGCGGTTCTGCGGCGTACTCAGAAAGCTGCAAGCTGTTTTGAAGCAGGTAGAGTAAGGATCGATTTTGACAGCCGTCAGGTATTTCATGACGGACAGTTGGTGGAGTGCACCCCCAAGGAATATGAGCTCCTTGAAGTGCTTGTCAACAACCGGAATATCGCACTCTCCAGGGAAAGGCTGCTGGAACTGGTTTGGGGCTATGATTTCGAGGGAGATACCCGGACCGTGGATGTACACATCCAAAAGCTGCGTAAAAAGCTGGGCTGGGAAGAGCGGATAAAAACCGTATACAAGCTTGGGTACCGTCTGGAGGTTAGCCGGTGA
- a CDS encoding sensor histidine kinase, translating to MKQRTFLTTLGLFLIFFNLGIFFVSNTMFRDTINRAEERSLGEHYFIASALIKDFRAVESRGTDVKSSITSLLQPYSYLSGDNKAGLALYREGQLIYSNKDAMIVQNNFLEPPENGNRLATVRKANDKTYVIVSGKLPLPYDSYTLVYLYDTTEGITAWNHLKNMLFLGGFVLSVLLALGLLLVLNRIFRPLTQISQTSRDIANGEYETRLTVSGQDELSEMAQSFNHMAEEIQRQMTELKDAADKKQQFVDNFAHELRTPLTAIYGYAEYMEKAVLSEEDRLLALNYIMSESRRLQTIASQLLAVANLQNNPIDWEELKVASLFEAVSQTLYGRLAGKDIKIEFIMEVGTLWGDAALLESLLINLIDNGIKACEKGGHIIVSAVMEGGRKVITVKDNGKGMIPEVLTQITEPFYRGEKSRNRSDGGTGLGLAICKQIALSHHAELSFTSRPGEGTTAKITFTTS from the coding sequence GTGAAACAGCGAACCTTTTTAACAACCCTGGGGCTTTTCCTGATCTTTTTTAACCTTGGTATCTTCTTTGTTTCCAATACCATGTTCAGGGATACGATAAACCGGGCTGAGGAAAGGAGCTTGGGCGAACACTACTTTATTGCCTCCGCTCTGATCAAGGATTTCCGTGCTGTGGAAAGCCGGGGGACAGATGTCAAGAGTTCCATTACTTCCTTACTTCAGCCTTACAGCTATCTCTCTGGGGATAACAAGGCGGGGCTTGCACTTTACCGGGAGGGTCAGCTTATTTATTCCAACAAGGATGCCATGATAGTGCAGAATAATTTCCTGGAGCCTCCGGAGAACGGTAACCGGCTGGCAACGGTACGGAAAGCAAACGATAAAACCTATGTCATCGTCTCAGGAAAGCTCCCTCTTCCTTATGATTCTTATACCTTGGTCTACCTCTACGATACAACTGAAGGGATTACGGCGTGGAATCATTTGAAAAATATGCTGTTTCTCGGAGGATTTGTGCTCTCTGTTCTACTGGCTCTCGGCCTTCTGCTGGTACTGAACCGGATATTCCGGCCTCTGACACAAATTTCCCAGACCTCAAGAGATATCGCCAACGGGGAATATGAAACCAGGCTGACCGTTTCCGGACAGGATGAACTTTCCGAAATGGCACAGAGCTTTAATCACATGGCGGAGGAAATTCAGCGCCAAATGACAGAGCTTAAGGATGCCGCAGATAAAAAGCAGCAGTTTGTTGATAATTTCGCCCATGAACTCCGCACCCCCCTGACCGCTATCTATGGCTATGCCGAATACATGGAAAAGGCTGTTTTGTCGGAAGAGGACCGGCTGTTGGCCTTAAACTACATCATGTCGGAAAGCCGCCGCCTGCAAACCATAGCATCGCAGCTTCTTGCCGTGGCCAATCTGCAGAATAATCCAATCGACTGGGAAGAACTAAAAGTAGCCAGCCTCTTTGAGGCGGTCAGCCAAACCCTTTACGGCAGGCTTGCCGGTAAAGACATAAAAATAGAATTCATCATGGAAGTGGGAACGCTTTGGGGAGACGCCGCTTTGCTGGAAAGCTTATTGATCAACTTGATTGACAATGGGATCAAGGCCTGTGAAAAAGGGGGGCACATTATAGTGAGTGCTGTCATGGAAGGGGGTAGGAAAGTCATCACCGTTAAGGATAACGGCAAGGGCATGATCCCCGAAGTCCTCACCCAGATTACGGAACCCTTCTACCGTGGAGAAAAATCACGGAACCGGAGCGACGGCGGCACCGGATTGGGGCTGGCCATCTGCAAGCAAATTGCTTTGAGTCATCATGCGGAGTTGAGCTTTACCAGTCGTCCGGGGGAAGGGACAACAGCGAAAATTACTTTTACAACTTCATAA
- a CDS encoding IS110 family transposase: MNFTQNEKLKQLSERSIVIGVDIASELHYARAFDWRGVELGKVFKFENNAEGFKDFHAWIERLKRQAQKECIVVGAEPTGHYWFSLASYLKEQSIKLVLVNPFHVKRSKELDDNHPSKTDAKDPKTIAKLVIEGRYNEPYIPEGIYAELRIAMACRMRIQKELNSIKNRIQRWLKIYFPEHETVFGKFDATSSMLVLQVAPLPKDIERLGVEGINRIWRDNKLRAVGMKRAKSLYEAAQKSIGCTEGESCSRMEIQLLLQDYHTKTAQYQAVTETIDGLCCQIPEVAKLLEIKGVGLVTVAGFLSEVGDIKRFNSPKQIQKLAGLALRESSSGKHKGQTTISKRGRARLRAILFQAVMPLVAKNAEFAEIHNYYTTRSKNPLKKKQSLIALSCKLIRVFYAILTKGTDYDPKKLITDIHRPAEYLAA, from the coding sequence ATGAATTTTACACAAAACGAGAAGCTAAAGCAACTATCTGAAAGAAGTATTGTGATCGGAGTGGACATCGCCAGCGAGCTTCATTATGCCAGGGCATTTGACTGGCGAGGAGTCGAGCTGGGCAAGGTCTTCAAGTTTGAAAACAACGCTGAAGGATTCAAGGATTTCCATGCATGGATTGAACGTTTAAAAAGGCAAGCACAAAAGGAATGCATAGTGGTAGGCGCAGAACCAACCGGTCATTACTGGTTTAGCCTGGCATCTTACCTAAAAGAGCAAAGTATTAAGCTGGTCCTCGTCAACCCGTTCCATGTAAAGCGTAGTAAGGAGCTTGATGACAACCACCCCAGCAAAACGGATGCTAAGGATCCCAAGACCATCGCTAAGCTGGTCATCGAGGGCAGATACAATGAGCCCTATATCCCGGAAGGAATCTATGCAGAACTGCGAATAGCAATGGCCTGTAGGATGCGCATCCAAAAGGAATTGAACAGTATAAAAAATCGCATTCAGCGGTGGCTGAAGATCTACTTTCCCGAGCATGAAACGGTATTTGGAAAGTTTGATGCCACGAGTAGCATGCTGGTATTGCAAGTTGCTCCGCTACCTAAGGACATTGAAAGGCTTGGAGTAGAAGGAATCAACCGAATTTGGAGAGACAACAAGTTGAGAGCAGTGGGAATGAAAAGGGCTAAGAGCCTGTATGAAGCTGCTCAGAAGAGCATTGGTTGCACCGAAGGAGAGTCTTGTTCCCGAATGGAAATTCAGCTATTACTCCAAGACTATCACACTAAAACGGCACAATATCAGGCAGTCACTGAAACCATTGATGGGTTGTGTTGTCAAATCCCCGAAGTAGCCAAGTTACTTGAAATTAAAGGTGTTGGCCTTGTTACTGTGGCAGGTTTTCTCTCCGAAGTTGGGGATATCAAGCGTTTTAATTCTCCAAAGCAAATTCAAAAACTTGCGGGCTTAGCCTTGCGAGAGAGTAGCTCGGGTAAGCACAAAGGACAGACCACGATCAGCAAGCGCGGCCGCGCACGACTAAGGGCGATTCTATTTCAGGCAGTAATGCCACTCGTCGCAAAAAACGCAGAGTTTGCAGAGATACACAACTACTATACGACCAGGAGTAAGAACCCTCTGAAGAAGAAACAATCGTTAATTGCCTTAAGCTGTAAACTGATTCGGGTGTTCTACGCCATATTAACAAAGGGTACAGACTATGACCCGAAGAAGCTCATTACAGACATACATCGCCCAGCTGAGTATTTAGCTGCGTAA